In Maylandia zebra isolate NMK-2024a linkage group LG12, Mzebra_GT3a, whole genome shotgun sequence, a single genomic region encodes these proteins:
- the LOC101477803 gene encoding ubiquitin-conjugating enzyme E2 G1, with protein MTEQSALLLRKQLAELNKNPVEGFSAGLIDDDDIYKWEVVIIGPQDTLFEGGFFKAYLTFPYDYPLRPPKMRFITEIWHPNVAKNGDVCISILHEPGEDKFGYEKPEERWLPIHTVETIMISVISMLADPNSDSPANVDAAKEWREDPNGEFKRKVARCVRKSQEMAYD; from the exons AGCTCAATAAGAACCCCGTGGAGGGCTTTTCAGCTGGTCTGATAGATGATGATGACATATATAAATGGGAAGTTGTGATCATTGGTCCACAAGATACCCTTTT TGAAGGAGGGTTTTTCAAAGCATACCTAACCTTTCCCTATGATTATCCACTACGGCCGCCGAAGATGAGGTTCATAACTGAAATCTGGCACCCAAACG TTGCAAAGAACGGCGATGTTTGCATCTCAATTCTGCATGAGCCAGGAGAAGAtaagtttggttatgaaaagccCGAAGAACGCTGGCTTCCGATCCACACGGTAGAGACAATCATGATTAGTGTTATCTCCATGCTCGCAGACCCCAACAGCGACTCACCAGCTAATGTGGATGCTGCG AAAGAGTGGAGGGAGGACCCTAATGGAGAATTTAAGAGGAAGGTGGCTCGCTGTGTAAGAAAAAGTCAAGAGATGGCATACGATTAG
- the rad9b gene encoding cell cycle checkpoint control protein RAD9B isoform X1, whose amino-acid sequence MNCVLEGNSIKAFGKAIHALSRVGDELWFDPTVKGLALRSVNSAHSAYACFLFSPLFFQQYNLDSVREQDSGPIKCKLVMKCVLPLFRCSTSIEHSVKRCQISVSTGSDQVIVQFFCRHGITKTYNVRFLESEALQAVFASHLCPNVLKSPARLLGDMVMHFHASQEEVTLSMSAPKVSLRNYNEGRNDHMKMMHTEMSLHPDEFDYFQAGMDSDITFCLKELRGLLCFAESHCLPVSVHFGTPGKPVCFSVEDMVLEATVVLATLADFESRGPSQPTETPAPTTHSCADAAALPVGIHETQSNNLQVLPDVTELVESSQGSPITYPPVLMQLQCQGDSACAGMTPPSSMICSLLFEAMSSEPGDDDGAPRLPVLAYFSDEEDYPRSPSL is encoded by the exons ATGAACTGCGTCCTGGAAGGAAACTCTATAAAAG CATTTGGGAAGGCTATTCATGCCCTGTCCCGGGTTGGAGATGAGCTGTGGTTCGATCCAACGGTCAAGGGG CTGGCCCTGAGATCAGtgaattctgctcattctgcATACGCCTGCTTCCTCTTCTCGCCGCTCTTCTTCCAGCAGTACAATCTGGATTCAGTCAGGGAGCAGGACAGTGGACCAATCAAATGCAAGCTAGTCATGAAG TGTGTGCTGCCACTTTTCCGTTGTTCGACTTCTATTGAGCACAGTGTGAAACGGTGTCAGATATCAGTCAGCACTGGCAGTGACCAAGTGATTGTTCAGTTTTTCTGCAGACACG GCATAACAAAAACCTACAATGTGCGTTTCCTGGAAAGTGAGGCGCTGCAGGCAGTGTTTGCTTCACACCTCTGTCCCAATGTGCTGAAATCTCCTGCCAG GCTTCTAGGCGATATGGTGATGCATTTCCACGCGTCTCAGGAAGAAGTCACTCTGTCGATGTCAGCCCCGAAAGTCAGTCTGAGAAATTACAACGAGGGGAGAAATG ATCACATGAAGATGATGCACACTGAGATGTCCTTACACCCAGACGAGTTTGACTACTTTCAAGCCGGAATGGACTCAGACATAACCTTCTGTCTGAAGGAGCTAAGG gGGTTACTGTGTTTTGCGGAGTCACATTGCCTTCCGGTGTCGGTTCACTTTGGCACTCCAGGAAA GCCTGTGTGCTTCTCTGTGGAGGACATGGTCCTTGAGGCCACTGTGGTGCTGGCTACGCTGGCTGACTTTGAAAGCAGAGGCCCCTCACAGCCTACAGAGACCCCAGCCCCGACTACACACAG CTGTGCAGATGCAGCTGCTCTGCCTGTGGGTATACATGAGACTCAGAGCAACAACCTCCAAGTTCTTCCTGATGTAACAGAGCTTGTTGAATCCAGCCAAGGCAGCCCTATAACCTACCCACCTGTTCTGATGCAACTCCAATGCCAGGGCGACAGTGCTTGTGCTGGAATGACCCCACCTTCCAGCATG ATCTGCTCCCTGCTGTTCGAGGCCATGTCCTCAGAAcctggtgatgatgatggtgctCCCAGACTACCTGTCCTGGCATATTTCAGTGATGAGGAAGACTATCCGAGAAGCCCGTCACTCTGA
- the rad9b gene encoding cell cycle checkpoint control protein RAD9B isoform X2, which yields MKCVLPLFRCSTSIEHSVKRCQISVSTGSDQVIVQFFCRHGITKTYNVRFLESEALQAVFASHLCPNVLKSPARLLGDMVMHFHASQEEVTLSMSAPKVSLRNYNEGRNDHMKMMHTEMSLHPDEFDYFQAGMDSDITFCLKELRGLLCFAESHCLPVSVHFGTPGKPVCFSVEDMVLEATVVLATLADFESRGPSQPTETPAPTTHSCADAAALPVGIHETQSNNLQVLPDVTELVESSQGSPITYPPVLMQLQCQGDSACAGMTPPSSMICSLLFEAMSSEPGDDDGAPRLPVLAYFSDEEDYPRSPSL from the exons ATGAAG TGTGTGCTGCCACTTTTCCGTTGTTCGACTTCTATTGAGCACAGTGTGAAACGGTGTCAGATATCAGTCAGCACTGGCAGTGACCAAGTGATTGTTCAGTTTTTCTGCAGACACG GCATAACAAAAACCTACAATGTGCGTTTCCTGGAAAGTGAGGCGCTGCAGGCAGTGTTTGCTTCACACCTCTGTCCCAATGTGCTGAAATCTCCTGCCAG GCTTCTAGGCGATATGGTGATGCATTTCCACGCGTCTCAGGAAGAAGTCACTCTGTCGATGTCAGCCCCGAAAGTCAGTCTGAGAAATTACAACGAGGGGAGAAATG ATCACATGAAGATGATGCACACTGAGATGTCCTTACACCCAGACGAGTTTGACTACTTTCAAGCCGGAATGGACTCAGACATAACCTTCTGTCTGAAGGAGCTAAGG gGGTTACTGTGTTTTGCGGAGTCACATTGCCTTCCGGTGTCGGTTCACTTTGGCACTCCAGGAAA GCCTGTGTGCTTCTCTGTGGAGGACATGGTCCTTGAGGCCACTGTGGTGCTGGCTACGCTGGCTGACTTTGAAAGCAGAGGCCCCTCACAGCCTACAGAGACCCCAGCCCCGACTACACACAG CTGTGCAGATGCAGCTGCTCTGCCTGTGGGTATACATGAGACTCAGAGCAACAACCTCCAAGTTCTTCCTGATGTAACAGAGCTTGTTGAATCCAGCCAAGGCAGCCCTATAACCTACCCACCTGTTCTGATGCAACTCCAATGCCAGGGCGACAGTGCTTGTGCTGGAATGACCCCACCTTCCAGCATG ATCTGCTCCCTGCTGTTCGAGGCCATGTCCTCAGAAcctggtgatgatgatggtgctCCCAGACTACCTGTCCTGGCATATTTCAGTGATGAGGAAGACTATCCGAGAAGCCCGTCACTCTGA
- the pptc7a gene encoding protein phosphatase PTC7 homolog, with product MLSVLSYGRLVARAVIGGLSQTDSRDYSLVTASCGFGKDFRRGILKKGMCYGDDACFIARHRSADVLGVADGVGGWRDYGVDPSQFSGTLMKTCERLVKEGRFVPSNPVGVLTTSYYELLQNKVPLLGSSTACIVILDRQSHRLHTANLGDSGFLVVRGGEVVHRSDEQQHYFNTPFQLSIAPPGAEGAVLSDSPDAADSTSFDVQLGDIILTATDGLFDNMPDYMILQELKKLKNTNYESIQQTARSIAEQAHVLAYDPNYMSPFAQFACDNGLNVRGGKPDDITVLLSIVAEYTD from the exons ATGTTGTCCGTGCTGTCGTACGGTAGACTGGTTGCCAGAGCTGTCATCGGCGGACTTTCTCAGACAGACAGCCGTGACTACAGTCTGGTGACAGCGAGCTGCGGTTTTGGAAAGGATTTCCGCAGAGGGATCCTGAAGAAAGGGATGTGCTATGGGGACGACGCGTGTTTCATTGCCCGACACAGATCTGCCGATGTTTTGG GTGTGGCGGATGGTGTAGGTGGTTGGAGAGACTATGGCGTGGACCCGTCACAGTTTTCGGGTACACTGATGAAGACATGTGAGAGGTTAGTGAAGGAAGGACGCTTTGTACCCAGCAACCCAGTGGGAGTCCTCACAACCAGCTACTATGAGCTACTGCAGAACAAAGTGCCACTACTGG gaagCAGCACGGCCTGCATTGTGATTTTGGACCGGCAGAGTCATCGGCTGCACACGGCCAACCTGGGAGACTCTGGCTTCCTGGTGGTCCGGGGAGGGGAGGTGGTTCACCGCTCAGATGAGCAGCAGCACTACTTCAACACCCCCTTCCAGCTGTCCATTGCTCCCCCAGGGGCTGAGGGGGCCGTCCTCAGTGACAG CCCTGACGCTGCAGACAGCACCTCCTTTGATGTACAACTGGGCGACATCATCCTCACTGCCACTGATGGGCTCTTTGACAACATGCCAGACTACATGATACTGCAAGAGCTGAAGAAACTCAAA AACACAAACTATGAGAGCATTCAGCAGACGGCCCGCAGCATCGCAGAGCAGGCCCATGTGTTGGCCTATGACCCCAACTACATGTCACCTTTCGCACAGTTTGCCTGTGACAATGGACTGAATGTAAGAG GAGGAAAACCAGATGACATCACAGTACTGCTCTCCATAGTCGCTGAGTACACTGACTAG